In Salinirussus salinus, the following proteins share a genomic window:
- a CDS encoding alpha/beta hydrolase, giving the protein MNSERLRIQGARELKATLDTPERGNTDAVVVACPPHPQMGGDRRDGRLRALGEELCERHVACLRVDYGPYDEGRAERRDVREALSWARERSDRAGLFGYSFGAGVGLLAAAEECEAGTAPVATSVLAPPASSGGESTVEAVDRVTSPLQVVYGERDGTVDWEPVVERARERDASVTGVPADHFFVGQQDRVARQVAEFLAAALGPETER; this is encoded by the coding sequence ATGAACTCCGAGCGGCTGCGGATACAGGGAGCACGGGAGCTGAAGGCGACACTGGACACACCGGAGAGGGGGAATACCGACGCCGTCGTCGTCGCGTGCCCGCCACACCCGCAGATGGGCGGGGACCGCCGGGACGGACGGCTCCGGGCGCTCGGGGAGGAGCTCTGCGAGCGCCACGTTGCCTGCCTGCGGGTCGACTACGGCCCCTACGACGAGGGCCGCGCCGAGCGCCGGGACGTCCGCGAGGCCCTGTCGTGGGCGCGCGAGCGCTCCGACCGCGCGGGACTGTTCGGCTACAGCTTCGGGGCCGGCGTGGGCCTGCTCGCGGCGGCCGAGGAGTGCGAGGCGGGGACGGCCCCTGTCGCCACGTCGGTCCTCGCGCCGCCCGCGTCCTCCGGGGGGGAGTCCACTGTCGAGGCCGTCGACCGGGTCACCTCGCCGCTGCAGGTCGTCTACGGCGAGCGCGACGGCACTGTCGACTGGGAGCCGGTCGTCGAGCGCGCCCGCGAGCGCGACGCGAGCGTGACGGGCGTGCCCGCGGACCACTTCTTCGTGGGACAACAGGACCGGGTGGCCCGGCAGGTCGCGGAGTTTCTGGCCGCCGCGCTCGGACCGGAAACGGAACGCTGA
- a CDS encoding zinc-binding dehydrogenase, producing the protein MQAVQFTEHGDRDVIEYGEFPDPEVDDDEVLVDVKAGALNHLDIWTRRGLPTINVEMPHIPGSDAAGVVQEVGADVGRFEEGDGVAVASGLYCGECEFCRHGETTLCKRFQILGEHTRGVHSELAAVPAENLVPVPEHVDWETAAAAPLVFQTAWRMMLSRGDVSPGEKVLVLGASGGVGHAAVQIADYVGAEVYATASTQEKLDYAAEVGADHTINYEEENFASAIRDATGGRGVDVVVDHIGAQTWQDSLASLAKGGRVLTCGATTGGNPETDLNRIFWNQLEVIGSTMGTPGEVDDVLELVWEGAFEPRIRDTLPMSEAARAHEMIEEREGFGKVVVVPDSEY; encoded by the coding sequence ATGCAGGCAGTTCAGTTCACCGAGCACGGCGACAGGGACGTCATCGAGTACGGCGAGTTTCCGGACCCCGAGGTCGACGACGACGAGGTGCTGGTCGACGTGAAGGCCGGCGCCCTGAACCACCTCGACATCTGGACCCGGCGGGGACTGCCGACGATCAACGTCGAGATGCCGCATATCCCCGGCAGCGACGCCGCGGGTGTCGTCCAGGAGGTCGGCGCCGACGTCGGGCGCTTCGAGGAGGGCGACGGCGTCGCGGTCGCCTCCGGCCTCTACTGCGGGGAGTGTGAGTTCTGCCGGCACGGGGAGACCACGCTGTGCAAGCGCTTCCAGATCCTGGGCGAGCACACCCGCGGCGTCCACTCCGAACTCGCCGCGGTCCCCGCTGAAAATCTCGTCCCGGTCCCCGAGCACGTCGACTGGGAAACCGCCGCGGCCGCGCCGCTGGTCTTCCAGACCGCCTGGCGGATGATGCTCTCGCGGGGCGACGTCAGTCCCGGCGAGAAAGTGCTGGTGCTGGGCGCGAGCGGCGGGGTCGGCCACGCCGCCGTCCAGATCGCCGATTACGTCGGCGCGGAGGTCTACGCCACGGCGTCCACCCAGGAGAAACTCGACTACGCCGCGGAGGTCGGTGCAGACCACACCATCAACTACGAGGAGGAGAACTTCGCGAGCGCCATCCGCGACGCGACCGGTGGCCGCGGGGTCGACGTCGTGGTCGACCACATCGGCGCCCAGACCTGGCAGGACTCGCTGGCCAGCCTCGCGAAGGGCGGGCGCGTGCTCACCTGCGGGGCGACCACCGGCGGCAACCCCGAGACCGACCTCAACCGGATCTTCTGGAACCAGCTCGAGGTCATCGGGTCGACGATGGGTACCCCCGGCGAGGTCGACGACGTCCTCGAACTGGTCTGGGAGGGGGCCTTCGAGCCCCGCATCCGGGACACGCTGCCGATGAGCGAGGCCGCCCGCGCCCACGAGATGATCGAGGAGCGCGAGGGCTTCGGCAAGGTCGTCGTGGTGCCCGACAGCGAGTACTGA
- a CDS encoding DUF7126 family protein has protein sequence MRVIVAGPDERDIAAAIEAEGHEVARVDVANRPALEEAGVLEAGAYVLTEVRQATSIPVALDLNEGLKVVVYDTESLPDFARGQADLVVDPELLGPDAVAAEL, from the coding sequence ATGAGAGTTATCGTCGCCGGGCCCGACGAGCGCGACATCGCGGCCGCCATCGAAGCGGAGGGACACGAGGTCGCGCGGGTCGACGTGGCCAACCGGCCGGCCCTGGAGGAGGCCGGCGTGCTCGAGGCCGGTGCCTACGTGTTGACCGAGGTCCGGCAGGCGACCTCGATCCCCGTCGCGCTCGACCTCAACGAGGGCCTGAAGGTGGTCGTCTACGACACCGAATCGCTTCCGGACTTCGCCCGCGGACAGGCCGACCTCGTCGTCGACCCGGAACTGCTGGGCCCGGACGCGGTCGCCGCCGAGCTTTAG
- a CDS encoding Lrp/AsnC family transcriptional regulator — MDDLDRAILDILRRDARTPYTEIADEVGTSEGTVRNRVEQLVEDGIIERFTVSTRTGNVKAMVEVSVDVDVRTEGLTGELAEWHQVDFVWQVSGEEDIVVVVDAADTSALNDMITRVRELDEVINTKTRLILDERLG; from the coding sequence ATGGACGACTTGGACCGGGCGATCCTCGACATCCTCCGCCGGGACGCCCGAACGCCGTACACCGAGATCGCCGACGAGGTCGGTACCTCCGAGGGGACGGTCCGCAACCGCGTCGAGCAGCTGGTCGAGGACGGCATCATCGAGCGCTTTACCGTCTCGACCCGTACAGGCAACGTGAAGGCGATGGTGGAGGTCAGCGTCGACGTCGACGTCCGCACGGAGGGGCTGACGGGGGAGCTGGCGGAGTGGCACCAGGTGGACTTCGTCTGGCAGGTCTCCGGTGAGGAGGATATCGTGGTCGTGGTCGACGCCGCCGACACCTCGGCGCTCAACGACATGATCACCCGCGTCCGCGAACTCGACGAGGTCATCAACACGAAGACGCGGCTGATCCTCGACGAGCGGCTCGGGTAA
- a CDS encoding PspA/IM30 family protein, translated as MGILSRASYVIRSKLNALVNRAEDPTQTLDYSYEQLRDELQDVKQGIADLTTQKKRLEIQKRRLEDNVERHNEQAREAVRQDRDDLARRALEKKKQKMSQIEQLEAQIGDLERNQDDLVEKKEQLQQRIEEFRTRKETMKARYEAAEANARVSEAITGAGDEMDEVTRTIERAEERTEEMEARAAALDELRETGALEDGVSEKSKLDHELEELSEQSGAERELETLKAEMADDEEDVEAETEPAGGTEPAGTGSGAGADVDPEDVDAEVPDVDEAEVDAELEQLKEEET; from the coding sequence ATGGGAATACTCTCGCGTGCGTCCTACGTCATCAGGTCGAAACTCAACGCCCTGGTGAACAGGGCGGAGGACCCGACCCAGACGCTCGACTACTCCTACGAGCAGCTCCGCGACGAACTCCAGGACGTCAAACAGGGGATCGCCGACCTCACCACCCAGAAGAAGCGGCTGGAGATCCAGAAACGGCGCCTCGAGGACAACGTCGAGCGCCACAACGAACAGGCTCGCGAGGCGGTCCGCCAGGACCGCGACGACCTCGCACGGCGGGCGCTGGAGAAAAAAAAGCAGAAGATGAGCCAGATCGAGCAGCTCGAGGCCCAGATCGGGGACCTGGAGCGCAACCAGGACGACCTCGTCGAGAAGAAAGAGCAGCTCCAGCAGCGCATCGAGGAGTTCCGCACGCGCAAGGAGACGATGAAGGCCCGTTACGAGGCCGCCGAGGCCAACGCCCGCGTCTCGGAGGCGATCACCGGCGCCGGCGACGAGATGGACGAAGTCACCCGGACAATCGAGCGCGCCGAAGAGCGCACCGAGGAGATGGAGGCCCGGGCCGCGGCGCTTGATGAACTCCGGGAGACCGGGGCGCTCGAGGACGGCGTCTCCGAGAAGAGCAAGCTCGACCACGAGCTCGAAGAGCTCTCGGAGCAGAGCGGGGCCGAGCGGGAACTGGAGACGCTGAAAGCCGAGATGGCCGACGACGAGGAGGACGTCGAGGCCGAGACGGAACCCGCCGGAGGCACCGAGCCCGCCGGGACCGGCTCTGGGGCCGGAGCCGACGTCGACCCGGAGGACGTCGACGCCGAGGTCCCCGACGTCGACGAGGCCGAGGTCGACGCCGAGCTCGAGCAGCTGAAAGAGGAAGAGACCTGA
- a CDS encoding CTP synthase, translating into MPTEQTGYDPSLGRKFVFVTGGVMSGLGKGITAASTGRLLANAGFDVTAVKIDPYLNVDAGTMNPFQHGEVYVLKDGGEVDLDLGNYERFLDIDMTFDHNVTTGKVYREVIEKERAGDYLGRTVQIIPHITDDIKRRIREAAEGSDVCIVEVGGTVGDIEGMPYLEALRQFAHEEDDDDILFTHVTLVPYSKNGEQKTKPTQHSVKELRSIGLQPDILVGRCEDPLEEETREKIALFCDVPTGAVFSNPDVEDIYRVPLVVEDEGLDEYVMDHLGLAGEALPEGQRDTTWRETVTRESEGEVEVALVGKYGLEDAYISIHESLKHAGLEKRVDVDRQWVHSEDLADGHDGQLDGVDGVVIPGGFGSRGTEGKVEAIRYCREQDVPLLGLCLGFQLSVVEFARNVLGLEGAHSAELDEDTPHPVIDLLPEQKETEDMGGTMRLGAHETDLQAGTLARELYGASTCTERHRHRYEVNPEYIPDLEAAGMVFSGTSGNRMEVLELPDHPYFLGTQFHPEFRSRPTRASPPFVGFLDAIVTAEQPARVGGDD; encoded by the coding sequence ATGCCAACGGAGCAGACGGGCTACGACCCGAGTCTGGGCCGGAAGTTCGTTTTCGTCACGGGGGGCGTGATGTCGGGGCTCGGCAAGGGCATCACGGCCGCCAGCACGGGCCGGCTGCTCGCCAACGCCGGCTTCGACGTCACCGCCGTCAAGATCGACCCCTACCTCAACGTGGACGCGGGGACGATGAACCCCTTCCAGCACGGCGAGGTGTACGTCCTCAAGGACGGGGGCGAGGTCGACCTGGACCTGGGCAACTACGAGCGCTTTCTGGACATCGACATGACCTTCGACCACAACGTCACCACCGGGAAGGTCTACCGGGAGGTCATCGAGAAAGAGCGTGCTGGTGACTATCTCGGCCGGACGGTCCAGATCATCCCCCACATCACCGACGACATCAAACGGCGCATCCGCGAAGCAGCGGAGGGCTCCGACGTCTGCATCGTCGAAGTTGGAGGGACGGTCGGCGACATCGAGGGGATGCCCTACCTCGAAGCCCTGCGCCAGTTCGCCCACGAGGAGGACGACGACGATATTCTCTTCACCCACGTCACGCTCGTCCCCTACTCGAAAAACGGCGAGCAGAAGACCAAACCCACCCAGCACAGCGTGAAGGAGCTGCGCTCGATCGGCCTCCAGCCGGACATCCTCGTCGGCCGGTGTGAGGACCCCCTCGAGGAGGAGACCCGCGAGAAAATCGCCCTGTTCTGTGACGTCCCCACCGGCGCCGTCTTCTCGAACCCCGACGTCGAGGACATCTACCGGGTCCCGCTGGTCGTCGAGGACGAGGGGCTGGACGAGTACGTGATGGACCACCTCGGCCTGGCCGGGGAGGCACTCCCCGAGGGACAGCGCGACACCACCTGGCGGGAGACTGTCACCCGCGAGTCCGAGGGGGAAGTCGAGGTCGCGCTGGTCGGCAAGTACGGCCTGGAGGACGCCTACATCTCGATCCACGAGTCGCTGAAACACGCCGGCCTGGAAAAGCGGGTCGACGTCGACCGCCAGTGGGTCCACTCCGAGGACCTGGCCGACGGCCACGACGGCCAGCTCGACGGCGTCGACGGCGTCGTCATCCCCGGCGGCTTCGGCTCGCGAGGAACCGAGGGGAAGGTCGAGGCCATCCGCTACTGCCGGGAACAGGACGTCCCCCTGCTCGGGCTGTGTCTCGGCTTCCAGCTCTCCGTCGTCGAGTTCGCCCGCAACGTCCTGGGCCTGGAGGGCGCCCACTCCGCGGAACTCGACGAGGACACGCCCCACCCCGTCATCGACCTCCTGCCCGAACAGAAGGAGACCGAGGACATGGGCGGGACGATGCGGCTGGGCGCCCACGAGACCGACCTGCAGGCGGGGACGCTGGCCCGCGAGCTGTACGGCGCGAGCACCTGTACCGAGCGACACCGCCACCGCTACGAGGTCAACCCCGAGTACATCCCCGACCTGGAGGCGGCGGGGATGGTGTTCTCGGGCACGTCGGGCAACCGGATGGAGGTGCTGGAGCTGCCCGACCACCCCTACTTCCTGGGGACGCAGTTCCACCCCGAATTCCGCTCGCGGCCGACGCGGGCGAGCCCGCCATTTGTAGGCTTTCTCGATGCCATCGTCACTGCCGAGCAACCCGCCCGCGTGGGGGGTGACGACTGA
- a CDS encoding NUDIX hydrolase: MTVEEPAGGRTHANAGEDVIAVDADDNPQGLVNRLDAHTGEGIRHRAFTTLLFDGEGRILLAQRSPDKRLWDTYWDGTVASHPVDGQTQVEAAEQRLEEELGVTPEQYDDLRVTDRFEYKRYYLDEGVEHEVCAVLRATLSDTVLDPDDSEVAGLMWVPYERLHRNPRWYRQLRLCPWFEIAMRRDVRD, from the coding sequence ATGACTGTCGAGGAGCCCGCCGGCGGCCGGACACACGCGAACGCCGGCGAGGACGTCATCGCCGTCGACGCCGACGACAACCCGCAGGGGCTGGTCAACAGGCTGGACGCCCACACCGGGGAAGGGATCCGCCACCGCGCGTTCACCACCCTGCTGTTCGACGGCGAGGGGCGGATCCTGCTCGCACAGCGCAGCCCGGACAAGCGGCTGTGGGACACCTACTGGGACGGGACGGTCGCCTCCCACCCCGTCGACGGCCAGACGCAGGTCGAGGCCGCCGAGCAGCGCCTGGAGGAAGAACTCGGCGTCACCCCCGAACAGTACGACGACCTCCGGGTCACCGACCGCTTCGAGTACAAGCGCTACTACCTCGACGAGGGCGTCGAACACGAGGTGTGTGCGGTGCTCCGGGCCACCCTCTCGGATACCGTGTTGGACCCCGATGATTCGGAGGTCGCGGGGCTGATGTGGGTGCCCTACGAGCGCCTGCACCGCAACCCCCGGTGGTACCGCCAGCTCCGCCTGTGCCCGTGGTTCGAGATCGCGATGCGCCGGGACGTCCGGGACTGA
- a CDS encoding molybdopterin-binding protein has product MVDFQSRDTRRTLGEGEDEGEDEAGAGTADAEGETAPDSGAVDPDSETDTATATDSAIEGGEETSDAVPVPEEMTYALVTVGSPTGDIDPADAAVPALDGTEARVVTRRSVETSLDAVQSTVGDLVDRPEVAAVVTFGGVGVGPGDVTPGAVEPLFDKRMDGFGELYRVLAHEREGTAVVRARVTAGLVGDVPVFCLPGDPDAARHGVEGLVLAEAEAIAEEATGGDSPEDV; this is encoded by the coding sequence ATGGTCGACTTCCAGTCCCGCGACACGCGCCGCACCCTCGGCGAGGGCGAGGACGAAGGCGAGGACGAAGCGGGTGCCGGGACAGCCGACGCGGAGGGCGAGACAGCACCGGACAGCGGGGCGGTAGACCCGGACAGCGAGACGGACACAGCCACGGCCACGGATTCTGCAATCGAGGGCGGCGAGGAGACTTCCGACGCCGTTCCGGTCCCTGAGGAGATGACGTACGCGCTCGTGACGGTCGGCTCGCCGACGGGTGACATCGACCCCGCGGACGCCGCGGTCCCGGCGCTGGACGGGACCGAGGCGCGCGTCGTCACCCGCCGCAGCGTCGAGACCTCCCTCGACGCCGTCCAGTCGACCGTCGGCGACCTGGTCGACCGCCCGGAGGTCGCCGCGGTCGTCACCTTCGGCGGCGTCGGCGTGGGCCCCGGCGACGTGACCCCTGGGGCCGTCGAGCCCCTGTTCGACAAGCGCATGGACGGCTTCGGCGAACTCTATCGCGTCCTCGCCCACGAGCGGGAGGGGACGGCCGTCGTCCGCGCGCGAGTGACCGCCGGCCTCGTGGGGGACGTCCCCGTCTTCTGTCTGCCCGGCGACCCCGACGCCGCGCGCCACGGCGTCGAGGGGCTCGTACTGGCCGAGGCCGAAGCCATCGCCGAAGAGGCAACCGGCGGCGACTCGCCCGAAGACGTCTGA
- a CDS encoding MBL fold metallo-hydrolase, whose amino-acid sequence MVTTLTDDVWWVDLQGTNAFLVDDGALTLVDAGMPWHSSRLARAISQVGSVGDIERVLVTHFDIDHVGGLGRLGGLDATVYVGAGDAPYLRGDERPPWSNRKGVLQRALDLTRSTPDLPVEAVEDGETVGSFTAYHTPGHTPGHTAFVSEELSVGLLGDLVVESDGRYELPPWYLNYDGDRARESLVDFADRAGDFAVACQGHGTPFVDRGSERVADAARRAGESGSGTDATGTRA is encoded by the coding sequence ATGGTGACGACCCTGACCGACGACGTCTGGTGGGTCGACTTGCAGGGGACCAACGCCTTCCTGGTCGACGACGGCGCGCTGACGCTCGTCGACGCCGGGATGCCCTGGCACAGCTCCCGGCTGGCCCGGGCCATCTCGCAGGTCGGCAGCGTCGGCGACATCGAGCGGGTCCTCGTCACGCACTTCGACATCGACCACGTCGGCGGACTCGGGCGCCTCGGCGGGCTCGACGCCACCGTCTACGTCGGAGCCGGGGACGCCCCCTACCTGCGCGGCGACGAGCGCCCGCCCTGGAGCAACCGGAAGGGCGTGCTCCAGCGGGCGCTGGACCTGACGCGCTCGACGCCGGACCTGCCCGTCGAGGCCGTCGAGGACGGCGAAACCGTCGGCTCCTTCACCGCCTACCACACGCCCGGCCACACGCCGGGTCACACCGCCTTCGTCAGCGAGGAACTCTCGGTGGGCTTGCTCGGTGACCTCGTCGTCGAGTCCGACGGTCGGTACGAGCTCCCCCCGTGGTATCTCAACTACGACGGGGACCGGGCCCGCGAGAGCCTCGTGGACTTCGCCGACCGGGCCGGTGACTTCGCTGTGGCCTGCCAGGGTCACGGTACCCCCTTCGTCGACCGCGGGTCCGAACGCGTCGCCGACGCCGCGCGGCGAGCCGGGGAGAGCGGGAGCGGCACCGACGCGACCGGAACGCGCGCGTAG
- the guaA gene encoding glutamine-hydrolyzing GMP synthase codes for MVDVDSFIPEAKAEIAEAVGDRNAVIALSGGVDSSTAAALAYEAVGDQLTPVYVDTGLMRKGETDQIRETFEYMDSLRIIDAKDRFLGALEGVTDPEEKRHAIGEQFIREFEAVAGEVGADYLVQGTIYPDRIESEGTIKSHHNVGGLPEVVDFEGIVEPMRDLYKDEVREVARALDLEELISERMPFPGPGLAVRILGEVTEEKLAVAREANHVVEEELADHDPWQALAAVIGKATGVKGDNRVHGWVVAVRSVESRDGMTARAQEVDWDTLQRIQSRITGENENVSRVLYDVTHKPPATIEYE; via the coding sequence ATGGTCGACGTCGACTCCTTTATTCCTGAAGCGAAAGCCGAGATCGCCGAGGCAGTCGGCGACAGGAACGCGGTCATCGCCCTCTCGGGGGGCGTCGACTCCTCGACGGCCGCCGCGCTGGCCTACGAGGCTGTCGGCGACCAGCTCACGCCCGTCTACGTCGACACCGGGCTGATGCGGAAAGGCGAGACCGACCAGATCCGGGAGACCTTCGAGTACATGGACTCGCTGCGGATAATCGACGCCAAAGACCGCTTTCTGGGGGCGCTGGAGGGCGTCACCGACCCCGAGGAGAAACGCCACGCCATCGGCGAGCAGTTCATCCGCGAGTTCGAGGCCGTCGCCGGGGAGGTCGGCGCCGACTACCTCGTCCAGGGGACCATCTACCCCGACCGCATCGAGAGCGAGGGCACCATCAAGAGCCACCACAACGTCGGCGGCCTGCCCGAGGTCGTCGACTTCGAGGGGATCGTCGAACCGATGCGGGATCTCTACAAGGACGAGGTCCGGGAGGTGGCCCGCGCGCTCGACCTGGAGGAACTCATCAGCGAGCGGATGCCGTTCCCCGGGCCCGGCCTCGCTGTCCGGATCCTCGGCGAGGTGACCGAGGAGAAACTCGCCGTCGCGCGGGAGGCAAACCACGTCGTCGAGGAGGAACTCGCCGACCACGACCCCTGGCAGGCCCTGGCGGCGGTCATCGGGAAGGCGACGGGCGTCAAGGGGGACAACCGGGTCCACGGCTGGGTGGTCGCCGTCCGCTCCGTGGAATCGCGGGACGGGATGACCGCCCGCGCCCAGGAGGTCGACTGGGACACCCTCCAGCGCATCCAGTCCCGCATCACCGGGGAAAACGAGAACGTCTCCCGCGTGCTCTACGACGTGACCCACAAGCCGCCCGCGACCATCGAGTACGAATGA
- a CDS encoding SLC13 family permease: MALPTGALVVFALVGVAVVLFVLEPVPPDITAIGVLVSLAVLEPLTQVPATEAIAGFASPAVVTIVAMYILSSGLERTGVVGWLGGRLARFTRGSERRLLGATTASTGVFAGLVNNTPVVAVFVPVVTGLADDIHVSPSKFLLPLSFAAMLGGTLTLVGSSINLLASDVLREAVGRPLGMFEITPVGVVVLVAGLAYLLTVGYRLTPARRAPRADVVESYGLGRRLAQVRVREGSPLVGRTPTELYLDETLGFDFDLDVLQVDRRRERVVEDNEEGLRSRTVTDSYIAGSGQRVAAGDVLTVRASRQEVNRFAEAYDLRQLPRERVESEDLEGAHPGILTEVVVPPSSGLVGTTPTEARLAERFRTQVLALRRGGTVTTADLADRPIETGDTLLLRTTEPSVDFLREEGDVIPVSDRSDAAADTIADADRAAGLAADLDAGPGDADGSSDTGDGVGLRAPLSVGILLGAVLLAAATPLAIPVTALGGVVAMVVTGCLNANEAYDAVSWNVVFLLAGILPLGVALQRTGGAAVLGEAIGGLTGGLPPVAALGAVYLLAAGAASVVTPVATVVLLGPVAVDTAATIGASALPFVLSVLFGASAAYISPIGYQTNLMVYGPGGYRFTDYTRVGLPLVALLAVVSTATIALLYGV; the protein is encoded by the coding sequence ATGGCACTCCCGACCGGGGCGCTCGTCGTCTTCGCGCTGGTCGGCGTCGCCGTTGTGCTGTTCGTCCTCGAACCGGTCCCGCCGGATATCACCGCGATCGGTGTGCTGGTCTCGCTGGCCGTGCTGGAGCCGCTCACGCAGGTGCCGGCCACCGAGGCTATCGCCGGCTTCGCCAGCCCGGCCGTGGTCACCATCGTCGCGATGTACATCCTCAGCAGCGGGCTCGAACGGACTGGTGTCGTCGGCTGGCTCGGCGGCCGGCTCGCCCGCTTCACACGGGGCAGCGAGCGCCGCCTGCTCGGTGCGACCACCGCCTCGACTGGCGTGTTCGCCGGCCTCGTCAACAACACGCCCGTGGTCGCGGTCTTCGTCCCGGTGGTGACCGGGCTGGCCGACGACATCCACGTCTCTCCCTCGAAGTTCCTGTTGCCGCTCTCCTTCGCCGCGATGCTCGGGGGGACGCTGACGCTCGTGGGCTCGTCGATCAACCTGCTCGCCAGCGACGTGCTCCGCGAGGCCGTCGGCCGCCCGCTCGGTATGTTCGAGATCACCCCCGTCGGCGTGGTCGTGCTCGTCGCCGGCCTGGCATACCTCCTGACGGTCGGCTACCGGCTGACCCCCGCCCGCCGCGCCCCGCGGGCCGACGTGGTCGAGAGCTACGGGCTCGGCCGGCGGCTCGCGCAGGTCCGGGTCCGGGAGGGCTCGCCGCTGGTCGGCCGGACCCCGACGGAACTCTACCTCGACGAGACGCTGGGTTTCGACTTCGACCTCGACGTCCTCCAGGTCGACCGCCGGCGCGAGCGTGTCGTCGAGGACAACGAGGAGGGGCTGCGGTCCCGGACGGTCACCGACAGCTACATCGCGGGCAGCGGCCAGCGGGTCGCCGCGGGCGACGTACTCACCGTCCGGGCCAGCCGGCAGGAGGTCAACCGTTTCGCGGAGGCCTACGACCTCCGCCAGCTCCCGCGCGAGCGGGTCGAGAGCGAGGACCTCGAAGGGGCCCACCCCGGGATCCTGACGGAGGTGGTCGTCCCGCCGTCCTCGGGGCTGGTCGGCACGACGCCGACGGAGGCCCGCCTGGCCGAGCGATTCCGCACCCAGGTGCTCGCGCTCCGGCGCGGCGGGACGGTGACCACCGCTGACCTCGCGGACCGCCCCATCGAGACCGGCGACACGCTGTTGCTCCGGACGACCGAACCCTCGGTCGATTTCCTCCGCGAGGAGGGCGACGTGATCCCCGTCAGCGACCGCTCTGACGCGGCAGCCGATACGATAGCCGACGCCGACAGAGCCGCCGGCCTTGCCGCCGACCTCGATGCCGGCCCCGGCGATGCCGACGGCTCGAGTGACACCGGCGACGGGGTCGGCCTGCGTGCCCCACTGTCGGTCGGCATCCTGCTCGGGGCGGTCCTACTCGCGGCGGCGACGCCGCTCGCCATCCCGGTGACCGCACTGGGCGGGGTGGTCGCCATGGTCGTAACCGGCTGTCTGAACGCCAACGAGGCCTACGACGCGGTCAGCTGGAACGTGGTCTTCCTCCTGGCGGGCATCCTCCCGCTGGGGGTTGCGCTCCAGCGCACCGGCGGCGCGGCGGTCCTCGGCGAGGCCATCGGCGGTCTGACCGGGGGGCTCCCGCCAGTTGCGGCGCTGGGGGCCGTCTACCTGCTCGCCGCCGGGGCGGCGTCGGTCGTCACGCCCGTGGCGACGGTCGTGTTGCTCGGGCCGGTCGCGGTCGACACCGCGGCCACCATCGGCGCGTCGGCCCTGCCGTTCGTGCTCTCGGTGCTTTTCGGCGCCAGCGCCGCCTACATCTCCCCCATCGGCTACCAGACCAACCTGATGGTCTACGGGCCCGGCGGCTACCGCTTCACCGACTACACCCGGGTCGGCCTCCCGCTCGTTGCGCTGCTCGCGGTCGTCTCCACGGCCACTATCGCCCTGTTGTACGGCGTCTGA